The proteins below come from a single Marinobacter bohaiensis genomic window:
- a CDS encoding LysR family transcriptional regulator codes for MANLRSLDLNLLVVLHALLDEQHVTRAARRLALSQPATSNALERCRHIFNDPLLERVAGEMRLTAKARSLQEPLSQALAAISAVVEAPEIKLSQIRQTVRLVMADQPGLTVITSLLSRLNSSAPLVNLALLPWHGSQDALHRLESGEADIAISTFSALPPKFHRITIGQQDYVVAMRAEHPASQAFNMEKWLAWPHVVVSGKGSVRGSLEEILAQQGQTRHVGAVVPSFTMVEPLIKASDMIATAPVNCLSAPESLAIFDPPIKVPGFSLHLAWHTRRDGDPVVQHVIKTLQGLFRAEGILQAPGYKHA; via the coding sequence ATGGCCAATCTACGATCCCTGGACCTTAACCTGTTGGTCGTCCTGCATGCTCTGCTCGATGAGCAACACGTCACACGGGCAGCACGACGCCTGGCACTGTCGCAACCTGCCACCAGTAATGCCCTGGAAAGGTGCCGACATATTTTCAATGACCCATTGCTGGAACGCGTCGCCGGCGAGATGCGACTGACCGCCAAGGCCAGATCTCTGCAAGAGCCCCTATCCCAAGCATTAGCTGCGATATCGGCCGTTGTGGAAGCGCCCGAAATCAAACTATCCCAGATTCGTCAGACAGTGCGCCTGGTCATGGCGGATCAGCCAGGCCTGACTGTCATAACAAGCCTTCTATCCCGGCTGAACAGCAGTGCTCCGTTGGTAAACCTCGCGTTACTCCCTTGGCACGGCAGTCAGGATGCCCTTCATCGCCTGGAAAGTGGCGAGGCTGATATTGCTATTTCGACGTTCTCCGCCTTACCGCCAAAGTTTCATCGCATAACTATTGGACAACAGGACTATGTGGTCGCCATGCGTGCCGAGCATCCTGCCAGTCAGGCATTCAACATGGAAAAGTGGTTGGCCTGGCCGCACGTTGTTGTTTCAGGAAAAGGCAGTGTTCGTGGGTCACTGGAAGAAATTCTCGCTCAGCAGGGACAAACACGCCACGTTGGTGCCGTTGTCCCCAGCTTCACGATGGTCGAACCTCTGATAAAAGCATCCGATATGATTGCCACGGCCCCCGTGAATTGCCTCTCCGCCCCTGAATCTCTGGCTATCTTTGACCCACCGATCAAGGTTCCCGGCTTTAGCCTGCACTTGGCCTGGCATACGCGACGAGACGGCGATCCAGTCGTTCAGCATGTGATCAAGACGCTGCAAGGTCTCTTTAGAGCTGAAGGAATACTTCAGGCCCCTGGCTATAAACACGCTTGA
- a CDS encoding cysteine hydrolase family protein translates to MDSHPDSNTALLLIDVQEGFDDPSWGTRNNPNAEANISRLLCLWRKRKRPVIHVQHCSLEANSPLRPDQSGVAFKRQVEPCEGEVVFQKSVNSAFIGTNLESHLRSERIENLVIVGLTTDHCVSTTTRMAGNLGFKALLVSDATATFNRVGPDGREYSAEEIGAIHLASLHNEFCKVVTTEQLLGE, encoded by the coding sequence GTGGATAGTCACCCAGATTCAAACACAGCGCTTCTCTTGATTGATGTCCAGGAAGGTTTTGACGACCCTTCCTGGGGGACAAGGAATAACCCAAATGCGGAAGCCAATATATCTCGCCTGCTTTGTCTCTGGCGGAAGCGCAAGCGTCCCGTGATTCACGTCCAGCACTGCTCTCTGGAAGCGAACTCTCCGTTACGCCCGGATCAGTCCGGAGTGGCCTTCAAGCGGCAGGTCGAGCCTTGCGAGGGCGAAGTGGTCTTTCAGAAGTCTGTGAACAGTGCTTTTATTGGGACGAATCTGGAATCACACCTCAGATCTGAACGCATTGAAAATCTGGTTATTGTTGGTTTGACGACCGATCACTGTGTATCAACAACCACCCGTATGGCCGGAAATCTTGGTTTTAAGGCGTTGCTGGTGTCCGACGCCACAGCAACGTTCAACAGGGTGGGACCGGATGGTCGTGAGTACAGCGCTGAAGAGATTGGCGCCATCCATTTAGCCAGCTTGCACAATGAGTTCTGTAAGGTGGTGACGACGGAGCAGCTGCTGGGTGAGTAA
- a CDS encoding NAD(P)H-dependent flavin oxidoreductase, which translates to MNVDQELVARLGIRLPIVQAPMAGVSTPQLAAAVSNAGGLGSIGIGAVSADQGRQQIEVTRALTDRPFNVNVFCHAPAQRDPEREAAWLEHLVPLFAEADAEPPAALSEIYTSFLEDEDVFDMLLEQRPPVVSFHFGLPSPERVQALGQAGIYTMATATHLYEADLIEKAGIDAIVAQGIEAGGHRGIFDPDANDEGLATSVLVRMLVKRARRPVIAAGGIMDGQGIRSVLDLGASAAQLGTAFIMCPESSANEHYRQNLKSTRAATTRLTRVLSGRPARGLVNRLVRYGEAAGSPEPPAYPVAYDAAKQLAAAAAKLGNTEFAAQWAGQGAPLARARPAAELVETLALELVGN; encoded by the coding sequence ATGAACGTCGATCAGGAACTTGTCGCCAGACTCGGCATCCGCCTTCCGATTGTCCAGGCGCCGATGGCCGGGGTGTCAACGCCTCAGCTTGCCGCGGCCGTCTCCAACGCGGGCGGCCTGGGATCGATTGGGATCGGTGCCGTTTCAGCCGACCAGGGGCGTCAACAAATCGAAGTGACACGTGCTTTGACGGACCGCCCCTTCAACGTCAACGTGTTTTGCCACGCCCCCGCCCAACGCGACCCGGAACGCGAAGCCGCCTGGCTGGAGCATCTGGTTCCGCTGTTCGCAGAGGCCGACGCTGAACCCCCTGCGGCGCTCAGTGAGATCTACACGTCCTTCCTGGAAGACGAAGACGTATTCGACATGCTGCTTGAGCAGCGCCCACCGGTGGTCAGTTTTCACTTCGGATTGCCATCGCCCGAACGGGTCCAGGCCCTGGGGCAGGCTGGCATCTACACGATGGCGACCGCGACCCATTTGTACGAAGCCGATCTCATTGAGAAGGCCGGCATCGATGCCATAGTGGCGCAGGGGATAGAGGCTGGCGGACATCGTGGCATATTTGATCCGGACGCCAACGATGAGGGGCTGGCCACGTCCGTACTCGTCCGGATGCTGGTAAAAAGGGCCCGGCGGCCCGTGATCGCCGCAGGCGGGATCATGGATGGGCAGGGCATTCGATCCGTGCTCGACCTGGGCGCGTCTGCCGCGCAGTTGGGCACGGCGTTTATTATGTGCCCGGAGTCTTCCGCCAACGAGCACTATCGTCAGAATCTCAAGAGCACCCGGGCTGCGACAACCCGGCTGACCCGAGTGCTTTCCGGCCGTCCGGCCCGGGGCCTCGTCAACCGGTTGGTGCGATACGGCGAGGCGGCTGGCAGCCCGGAGCCGCCCGCCTACCCCGTTGCCTATGACGCGGCCAAACAATTGGCGGCCGCTGCAGCCAAGCTGGGTAATACCGAGTTTGCTGCGCAATGGGCGGGGCAGGGCGCTCCACTAGCCCGCGCACGGCCGGCCGCAGAGCTTGTTGAAACGCTGGCTCTCGAGCTGGTGGGGAACTGA
- a CDS encoding AraC family transcriptional regulator produces the protein MTTSLLQIVHSYTRKHADGTGIAMTSVPGLHLVEGTSPTELEHAIVKPLLCLVLQGAKRVSIGGRDHAFTAGDSMIVTTSAPTVSRISEATIAKPYLAVALVLEPTVIADLNRVIATTTTRSKNSGESPDADLEQAVFRLVKLLDRPDSLAVLQHQLVREIHYWLLMGKHGRAIGELGLPDGQVRRIGRAIALLHRAYADHLSIDQLAAEAGMGRSAFHRHFRAVTSVTPLQFQKQLRLIEARRQMLEKGKTASRAAFDVGYQSVSQFSREYARMFGRPPVSDRNAASRERVGSAGTTDYFETTDY, from the coding sequence ATGACAACTTCTCTGCTCCAGATCGTTCACAGCTATACCCGAAAGCATGCCGATGGCACTGGCATTGCCATGACATCTGTACCCGGTTTGCACCTGGTGGAGGGCACGTCGCCGACAGAGCTTGAACACGCCATCGTCAAGCCGCTGTTGTGCCTTGTGCTCCAGGGTGCCAAGCGCGTATCGATCGGCGGCCGGGACCATGCATTTACGGCCGGGGATTCGATGATCGTCACCACCAGCGCGCCGACTGTGAGCCGAATCAGCGAAGCGACCATTGCAAAACCTTACCTCGCGGTGGCCTTGGTGCTGGAACCCACGGTGATAGCCGACCTGAACAGGGTAATAGCCACAACCACAACGCGGTCGAAGAACAGCGGTGAATCTCCCGATGCCGATCTTGAGCAGGCCGTGTTTCGACTGGTTAAACTGCTGGATCGGCCTGACTCCCTGGCCGTGCTGCAACACCAATTGGTGCGTGAGATCCATTATTGGCTGCTGATGGGGAAGCATGGGCGGGCGATTGGCGAGTTGGGCCTACCGGACGGCCAGGTCCGACGGATTGGCCGCGCTATCGCTCTTCTGCACCGGGCATATGCCGATCACCTCTCGATTGATCAACTCGCCGCTGAGGCTGGTATGGGGCGATCCGCGTTCCACAGGCATTTCCGAGCCGTTACCTCTGTCACGCCATTGCAGTTCCAGAAACAGCTGCGACTGATCGAGGCGCGGCGACAGATGTTGGAAAAAGGCAAAACGGCAAGCCGGGCGGCCTTTGACGTAGGGTACCAGAGCGTCTCCCAATTCAGCCGGGAATACGCCCGAATGTTTGGACGTCCGCCGGTGAGTGATCGCAATGCCGCCAGCCGTGAGCGTGTAGGGAGTGCCGGGACCACTGACTATTTCGAGACTACTGATTACTGA
- a CDS encoding DUF1852 domain-containing protein, whose product MSHEFTFAIKRIGFDEHYRPSDSTRITTNFANLARGDRRQENLRDTLTMIDNRFNALAHWDNPNGGRYSVRHDIVSVDLDIEGNGDTFPTIEILQTTVFDRTTNQHIEGIVGNNFSSYVRDYDFSIALRNHNKDQPEFSVPANFGDLHGKLFKHFVNSSAYTENFSKPPVICISVSENKTYFRTDNQHPVLGFEYRPNESSLTERYFRKMGLNVRYFMPPNSVAPLAFFFFGDLLNDYTNLELISTISTMETFQRIYRPEIYNANSEAGKCFTPSLKHSDYSWTRISYDREERSQLAVKQGQFTEEYLIEPYRDVLERWAAHDAL is encoded by the coding sequence ATGAGTCACGAGTTCACGTTCGCCATCAAGCGTATTGGTTTCGATGAGCACTATCGCCCATCGGACAGCACGCGCATCACCACCAATTTTGCCAACCTCGCCCGGGGAGACAGGCGCCAGGAGAACCTGCGCGACACGTTGACGATGATCGACAACCGGTTTAATGCCCTCGCGCACTGGGACAACCCAAACGGTGGCCGTTATTCCGTGCGGCATGACATCGTGTCCGTCGACCTGGACATTGAAGGCAATGGCGATACCTTCCCGACGATCGAGATACTGCAAACGACGGTGTTTGATCGCACAACCAACCAGCACATTGAAGGCATTGTCGGGAATAACTTTTCATCCTATGTGCGGGATTACGATTTCAGCATCGCACTGCGGAACCACAACAAGGATCAGCCAGAGTTCAGCGTTCCAGCTAATTTTGGCGATTTGCATGGCAAGCTTTTCAAGCACTTCGTGAACTCCAGTGCTTACACAGAAAACTTCTCCAAGCCGCCCGTCATATGCATCAGCGTGTCGGAGAACAAGACCTATTTCCGCACGGACAACCAGCACCCTGTCCTGGGCTTTGAGTACCGGCCGAACGAATCGTCGCTGACCGAGCGCTACTTCCGGAAAATGGGGCTGAATGTCCGCTATTTCATGCCGCCGAACAGCGTGGCGCCTTTGGCCTTTTTCTTCTTTGGCGATCTGCTTAACGATTACACGAATCTGGAGCTGATTAGCACGATCAGCACCATGGAGACGTTCCAGAGAATCTATCGGCCCGAGATTTACAACGCCAACTCCGAGGCGGGCAAATGCTTTACGCCGAGCCTGAAGCACTCCGACTATTCGTGGACACGGATCAGCTATGATCGAGAGGAGCGCAGTCAGCTCGCGGTCAAGCAGGGCCAGTTCACTGAAGAATACCTTATCGAACCCTACCGGGATGTCCTTGAGCGGTGGGCGGCCCATGACGCTCTTTAA
- a CDS encoding YbfB/YjiJ family MFS transporter — MNTSSTVQSAQRSDWKSAIQASMVLTIGMGFGRFAFTAIYPHMVDEGVLSLRGGSLAASANYAGYLLGALLAVRLRAHKAHWFCQLSTLGTALCLAVLALLTSTGAIVAVRGVAGLFSALSMVAASLWLLEHRGHSWGAPLLYAGVGVGIALSAELLVVAESFGLASAGMWLILGFAALIMGLAAAPAFLTGDRGNNTRQGLRETTPSNTDTTVVAAWPLVLIYGLAGLGYIVTATYLPTLVKTAFPDLDPAHVWAVFGLGAAPSCYLWHRAHERLGTRHTLRLNLIVQACGVALPVVLDSGAGYLLSALLVGGTFMGTVTIAMPAAQRAARQSGANLLATMTLAYGLGQIIGPLLADSLYALSHTFASALLSAAVALVIATLISLRL; from the coding sequence GTGAACACATCGTCCACCGTGCAATCGGCCCAACGTTCCGACTGGAAATCTGCCATCCAGGCGTCCATGGTTCTGACCATTGGCATGGGCTTCGGCCGCTTTGCCTTTACGGCGATTTACCCACACATGGTGGACGAAGGGGTACTCAGCCTGCGCGGTGGCAGTTTGGCAGCCTCCGCCAATTACGCTGGCTATCTGCTGGGCGCCCTGCTCGCCGTTCGCCTTCGTGCCCACAAAGCCCACTGGTTTTGCCAACTGTCGACCCTGGGCACCGCCCTCTGCCTGGCAGTGCTCGCGCTGCTGACTTCGACCGGAGCAATTGTCGCGGTACGTGGCGTGGCTGGCCTGTTCAGTGCACTGTCCATGGTCGCTGCCTCTCTGTGGCTGCTTGAGCACCGAGGTCATTCATGGGGTGCTCCGCTGCTCTATGCTGGTGTGGGCGTCGGAATTGCCTTGTCGGCGGAGTTGCTGGTAGTGGCAGAATCGTTCGGCCTGGCCAGCGCCGGTATGTGGCTGATACTGGGCTTCGCGGCACTGATCATGGGCCTGGCGGCTGCGCCGGCCTTCCTGACAGGCGATCGTGGTAACAACACACGCCAGGGCTTACGTGAAACGACGCCTTCGAACACCGATACAACCGTCGTTGCAGCCTGGCCGCTCGTCCTGATTTATGGTCTCGCCGGCCTGGGCTATATCGTCACCGCCACCTATCTCCCGACACTGGTCAAAACCGCATTCCCCGATCTGGACCCGGCTCACGTCTGGGCCGTATTCGGACTGGGCGCGGCACCGTCCTGCTATCTCTGGCATCGCGCTCACGAACGGCTGGGAACCCGTCATACCCTGCGCCTTAACCTTATCGTCCAGGCATGTGGTGTCGCCCTGCCTGTTGTTTTGGACTCGGGGGCCGGCTATCTCCTGAGCGCCCTGTTAGTTGGCGGCACGTTCATGGGCACAGTGACCATCGCCATGCCTGCAGCGCAACGTGCGGCGCGTCAGTCCGGCGCCAACCTGCTGGCGACGATGACACTGGCTTACGGCCTCGGTCAGATCATCGGGCCGCTCCTGGCGGACAGTCTGTATGCGCTGAGCCACACCTTCGCCAGCGCCTTGCTGTCCGCCGCCGTTGCCCTGGTCATCGCAACGCTCATAAGTCTTCGTCTATAA
- a CDS encoding SDR family NAD(P)-dependent oxidoreductase, translated as MDTNAPVVMISGANRGMGAVIADTLHAAGWRVSLGCRTPPSSPPDDDQCRVFHYDALDDDSGRAWVDSTISAFGRIDAVVNNAGILSRSSVLEASGDEFDRIMAVNAKAPMLLTQHAWPHLIEAPQGKVVTITSLSGKRVKSAASGLYAMSKFAAQAFVHGLRQCSADTRVRATAICPGPVATDMAIEGGLDGDHITRPDEVAQVVRLVLELPPSAAIAEVPIHWQVESTV; from the coding sequence ATGGACACGAATGCACCTGTCGTCATGATCAGTGGCGCCAACCGCGGCATGGGCGCTGTCATCGCCGACACTCTGCACGCCGCCGGTTGGCGGGTCAGCCTCGGCTGCCGCACGCCGCCCTCTTCGCCGCCTGATGACGATCAGTGCCGTGTTTTTCACTACGACGCGCTGGACGACGACAGCGGCCGCGCCTGGGTCGACTCGACCATATCTGCCTTTGGCCGGATCGATGCAGTGGTCAACAACGCCGGCATTCTAAGTCGTTCGTCCGTGCTCGAAGCCAGCGGCGATGAATTCGACCGCATCATGGCGGTGAACGCCAAGGCACCGATGCTGCTGACCCAGCACGCCTGGCCCCACTTAATCGAAGCGCCCCAGGGCAAAGTGGTCACAATCACGTCGTTGTCTGGCAAGCGGGTGAAATCGGCGGCTTCCGGACTCTACGCCATGAGCAAGTTCGCCGCCCAGGCCTTTGTTCATGGTCTTCGCCAATGCAGCGCCGACACGCGAGTGCGCGCCACGGCCATCTGCCCGGGCCCGGTCGCTACCGATATGGCCATCGAAGGCGGTCTGGATGGCGACCACATTACTCGCCCCGATGAAGTAGCGCAGGTCGTCAGGCTGGTACTTGAGCTACCGCCCAGCGCCGCGATTGCGGAGGTACCCATTCACTGGCAGGTGGAAAGCACGGTCTGA
- a CDS encoding LysR family transcriptional regulator produces the protein MDSESLRIFCTVASELSITHAANRLGRAPSNVTTRIQQLEADLGADLFVRIGKRLSLSAAGEDFLGYAKRMMALEDEARHVVSGGVNGGTLRIGSMESTAASRLPSVLAGYHAGFPETRLELTTGPSRPLLEKVRAGQLDCAFIALPQSFENASALDDLGLTSLTLWCEDLRLLLPAHESSCDQVADIQTRSLAAFPQGCTYRSIAEHLLGMAGSTSWKVQEMASYHAITACVAAGASVALLPESVLKLTSTPSDCKTLPAGHADTLLVWREGYNVPAFQHLMQQLDGVRP, from the coding sequence ATGGATTCCGAATCACTCCGAATCTTCTGCACTGTGGCTAGCGAGTTGAGCATCACCCATGCCGCCAACCGGCTGGGGCGGGCCCCGTCCAACGTGACCACTCGTATCCAGCAACTGGAAGCGGATTTAGGCGCGGATCTGTTCGTGCGGATCGGAAAGCGATTGTCGCTGTCCGCCGCGGGCGAGGATTTTCTCGGCTATGCGAAACGCATGATGGCCCTTGAAGATGAGGCCCGGCATGTCGTCTCTGGAGGCGTGAACGGCGGTACCCTGCGCATCGGCAGCATGGAGAGCACGGCGGCGAGCCGGTTGCCTTCGGTGCTGGCCGGCTACCACGCCGGTTTCCCGGAGACACGCCTGGAACTGACCACCGGTCCATCGCGCCCGCTGCTTGAGAAGGTGCGTGCCGGCCAGCTTGATTGCGCCTTTATCGCGCTTCCGCAATCCTTTGAGAACGCTTCGGCGCTGGACGACCTGGGACTGACATCCCTAACCCTGTGGTGTGAAGATCTTCGACTACTGCTGCCCGCTCATGAATCCAGTTGCGATCAGGTCGCCGACATTCAGACGCGCTCACTGGCCGCCTTTCCCCAAGGCTGCACCTACCGCAGCATAGCCGAGCATCTGCTCGGAATGGCCGGTTCGACGTCCTGGAAAGTCCAGGAAATGGCCTCCTATCATGCGATAACGGCTTGCGTTGCAGCAGGGGCTAGCGTGGCGCTACTACCCGAGAGTGTGCTGAAGCTGACAAGTACGCCGTCCGACTGCAAAACGCTGCCAGCAGGCCATGCCGACACCCTGCTTGTCTGGCGAGAGGGCTATAACGTTCCCGCTTTTCAGCATCTGATGCAGCAACTGGACGGTGTGCGTCCGTGA
- a CDS encoding winged helix-turn-helix transcriptional regulator, whose translation MKKQEAAGYRCTVEATVAVAGGKWKPLIIYYLLSGTKRFGELRKLIGGVSQRSLTLQLRELETHGIVSREVFAEVPPRVEYSLTDIGLTLAPVLEAMKEWGDSYVIWQQASGRESGSE comes from the coding sequence ATGAAAAAACAGGAAGCAGCAGGATACCGATGCACCGTGGAAGCGACGGTTGCCGTGGCGGGTGGCAAATGGAAACCGCTGATCATTTACTACTTGTTAAGCGGAACCAAACGATTTGGTGAGCTTCGCAAGCTCATTGGCGGAGTGAGCCAGCGGTCGCTGACGTTGCAGCTTCGAGAACTTGAGACTCATGGCATCGTTTCCCGCGAGGTGTTTGCGGAAGTACCGCCTCGCGTCGAATATTCGCTCACGGACATTGGACTGACGCTTGCCCCGGTACTTGAGGCAATGAAAGAGTGGGGAGACAGCTACGTCATCTGGCAGCAAGCCAGCGGACGGGAAAGCGGGTCTGAATAA
- a CDS encoding tautomerase family protein, with protein sequence MPLLKFDLIEGRSEEEVRQLLDAAHESMVQAFEVPSSDRYQSVTQHRPGELILEDTGLGYRRTNAVVLLSVVSRPRPQPQKIRFYKLLAQKLEASCGVSPDDLIVSVVENTDADWSFGQGRAQFLTGELQA encoded by the coding sequence ATGCCACTACTCAAGTTCGACCTCATCGAAGGGCGCAGTGAAGAAGAAGTGCGCCAACTCCTGGACGCTGCCCACGAATCGATGGTCCAGGCATTCGAGGTGCCTTCGAGTGATCGCTATCAGTCCGTTACTCAGCACCGCCCCGGCGAACTCATTCTCGAAGACACTGGGCTGGGCTATAGGAGAACAAACGCTGTCGTGTTGCTAAGCGTCGTTTCCCGACCTCGCCCTCAACCCCAGAAGATCAGGTTCTATAAGCTGTTGGCCCAAAAACTGGAAGCAAGCTGTGGCGTTTCTCCTGATGACCTCATTGTCTCCGTTGTCGAGAACACCGACGCCGACTGGTCTTTCGGGCAAGGGCGTGCGCAGTTCCTGACTGGAGAACTCCAGGCGTGA
- a CDS encoding NAD(P)H-dependent oxidoreductase, translating into MSKTLVLAFHPDIARSRANAGLLSAIHGIDGVEIVDVQRIYPGGDIDTDVEVNRLLAADRLVLQYPMQWYATPAILQAWLDAVLTHMFYISYESEGRRLQGLPVMISVTAGNTPEAYRKNGRNMFTMLELLAPLRAMAHRCGLAWSSPFIVYRANGLSPRELKHEGSRYAQQLKNWIVSSEPQSV; encoded by the coding sequence ATGTCTAAAACACTTGTTCTGGCTTTTCATCCTGATATCGCGCGTTCTCGTGCCAATGCTGGTCTCTTGTCTGCCATTCACGGCATCGACGGTGTTGAAATTGTCGATGTACAGCGCATCTATCCCGGTGGCGATATCGACACTGACGTCGAAGTAAATCGGTTGCTGGCCGCGGACCGGCTTGTTCTGCAATATCCGATGCAGTGGTACGCGACCCCGGCGATATTGCAGGCATGGCTGGATGCTGTGTTAACGCACATGTTCTACATCAGCTACGAGTCGGAGGGACGCAGGCTGCAAGGCCTGCCTGTAATGATCTCGGTAACAGCCGGCAACACGCCAGAGGCCTACCGTAAAAACGGACGTAATATGTTCACCATGCTCGAATTGCTGGCGCCACTTCGAGCCATGGCTCACCGGTGTGGCTTGGCTTGGAGTTCTCCCTTTATCGTATACCGGGCCAACGGGCTGTCTCCACGTGAGCTCAAACACGAGGGAAGCCGCTATGCGCAGCAGTTAAAAAACTGGATTGTGTCGTCTGAGCCCCAGTCGGTTTGA
- a CDS encoding methionine synthase, which yields MKTLLPTSTAGSLPKPAWLAEPEKLWSPWKLQGEALTEGKQDALRVSLLEQQLAGIDIVSDGEQTRQHFVTTFIEHLDGVDFEKRETVKIRDRYDASVPTVVGAVSRQKPVFVDDARFLRQQTRQPIKWALPGPMTMIDTLYDAHYKSREKLAWEFAGILNQEAKELEAAGVDIIQFDEPAFNVFFDEVNDWGVATLERAIEGLKCETAVHICYGYGIKANTDWKKTLGAEWRQYEETFPKLQASAIDIVSLECHNSHVPMDLIELIRGKKVMVGAIDVATHAIETPEDVADTLRRALQFVDADKLYPCTNCGMAPLPRQLARGKLSALSAGAAIVRKELTQPG from the coding sequence ATGAAAACATTACTACCGACTTCGACGGCGGGCAGCTTACCCAAACCCGCCTGGCTGGCAGAGCCCGAGAAACTCTGGTCCCCCTGGAAGCTGCAAGGTGAGGCTTTGACGGAGGGCAAACAGGATGCCTTGCGTGTGTCCCTGCTCGAACAGCAGTTGGCGGGCATCGATATTGTCAGCGATGGCGAGCAGACGCGGCAGCACTTTGTCACCACGTTTATCGAGCACCTCGACGGCGTTGATTTCGAGAAGCGCGAAACCGTTAAGATCCGTGATCGCTATGACGCGAGCGTGCCGACGGTCGTTGGCGCGGTCAGCCGCCAGAAGCCGGTTTTCGTGGACGATGCCCGTTTCTTGCGCCAGCAAACCCGGCAGCCCATCAAATGGGCCCTGCCAGGCCCGATGACGATGATCGATACGCTGTACGATGCCCATTACAAAAGCCGTGAAAAACTGGCCTGGGAATTCGCCGGAATCCTCAACCAGGAAGCCAAAGAGCTGGAAGCGGCCGGCGTGGACATCATTCAGTTTGACGAGCCCGCGTTCAATGTCTTCTTCGACGAGGTCAACGACTGGGGCGTGGCCACGCTGGAAAGAGCCATTGAAGGGCTCAAGTGCGAAACCGCCGTCCATATTTGCTACGGCTATGGCATCAAGGCCAATACGGATTGGAAAAAGACGCTGGGCGCGGAGTGGCGGCAATATGAAGAGACCTTCCCCAAGCTGCAGGCTTCCGCCATCGATATCGTCTCACTGGAATGCCACAACTCGCATGTGCCGATGGATCTGATCGAGCTCATTCGCGGCAAGAAAGTGATGGTGGGGGCGATCGATGTCGCCACCCATGCCATTGAGACACCGGAGGACGTCGCCGATACGCTGCGACGAGCGCTCCAGTTTGTCGATGCCGACAAGCTCTATCCCTGCACCAACTGCGGTATGGCGCCCTTGCCCCGCCAGCTCGCGAGAGGCAAGTTGAGCGCCTTGAGTGCGGGTGCCGCCATCGTCCGGAAAGAGCTCACCCAGCCGGGCTGA
- a CDS encoding NADPH:quinone reductase: MKAAYYEAQGNARDVLVVGESSMPEPGPNEVRIRVHVSGINPTDVKARTGFSAGMPYPRIIPHQDGAGVIDAIGEGVSSDRLGERVWVYEAQFGRSMGTAAEFVVVPSDQAVHLPHTTTFEVGASLGIPALTAHRCLFADGNLKDRHVLVHGGAGVVGTAAIQLAKWAGAWVATTVMSDEQAAIAEANGADVVLRRQSDDVASRIMDAAGGLGVDRIVDVALKSNLDVNLACLSQGGVISAYATGSATDELPVPLLKAMMHGCVFRFVYIYNVPKEVKQSAIVDINACLEAGAYSPHIGLSNPLDDIVEAHEALEFSRVIGKVLVRP; this comes from the coding sequence ATGAAAGCCGCCTATTATGAGGCTCAGGGCAACGCCCGTGACGTTCTGGTTGTCGGTGAATCATCCATGCCAGAACCAGGTCCGAATGAGGTGCGCATACGGGTTCACGTATCCGGAATAAATCCGACCGATGTTAAGGCGAGAACCGGCTTCTCTGCGGGAATGCCTTACCCGCGGATCATTCCCCATCAGGATGGCGCCGGCGTGATTGACGCGATCGGCGAAGGCGTCTCGTCCGATAGACTGGGTGAGCGGGTTTGGGTCTACGAGGCCCAGTTTGGCCGGTCGATGGGGACGGCGGCCGAGTTCGTCGTAGTGCCTTCCGATCAGGCCGTTCACTTGCCCCATACGACGACTTTTGAGGTTGGGGCCTCGTTGGGGATTCCCGCGCTTACAGCCCACCGTTGTCTGTTTGCCGATGGCAACCTTAAAGACCGCCACGTACTGGTTCACGGCGGTGCCGGGGTCGTCGGAACAGCTGCGATTCAGTTGGCGAAGTGGGCGGGGGCGTGGGTCGCAACAACGGTGATGAGCGATGAGCAGGCTGCTATCGCTGAGGCGAATGGCGCGGATGTGGTCCTCCGCAGACAGTCGGACGATGTTGCGAGCCGGATTATGGACGCAGCGGGAGGGCTGGGCGTTGACCGCATTGTCGATGTCGCTCTGAAGTCCAATCTCGACGTGAACCTCGCCTGCCTGTCCCAAGGTGGTGTTATTAGTGCCTATGCAACAGGGAGTGCGACGGATGAACTTCCTGTCCCATTGCTAAAGGCCATGATGCATGGTTGTGTTTTCCGTTTCGTCTACATCTATAACGTACCCAAGGAGGTTAAGCAGAGCGCGATAGTGGATATCAACGCATGCCTTGAGGCCGGAGCCTACTCGCCGCATATCGGCCTGAGCAATCCTCTGGATGACATTGTCGAGGCTCACGAGGCGTTGGAGTTCTCCAGGGTTATCGGGAAAGTCCTCGTGCGGCCTTGA